GCCGAACACGGTTCGATCCCCGTCATCAACGGACTCACGGATCTGCTGCACCCCTGCCAGATCATGGCGGATCTGCAGACCGCACGCGCCGAGTTCGGCCCCGACCTCTCGGGACGGACCGTCGCCTGGATCGGCGACGGCAACAACGTCGCGAACTCGTGGTTGAACGCCGCGGCGAAACTCGGCTTCCGGCTCCGTCTCGCCTGCCCGGAAGGCTACGATCCGGACCCCGCGATCCTCGCCGCCGCGGGGCGTGCGACGCAGATCGACCTGTTCCGGGCGCCCGCGGAGGCGGCCGAGGGCGCACACGTCGTTACGACGGACGTCTGGGCCTCGATGGGACAGGAGGAAGAAGCGGCGGAACGCGCGCGGGCCTTCGAGGGATACCATGTGGGCGCGGAGATCATGGCCCGCGCCGCCGACGATGCGATCTTCCTCCACTGCCTGCCCGCGCACCGCGGCGAGGAAGTCGCCGCCGACGTCATCGACGGGCCGGCGTCGCGCGTGTGGGACGAGGCGGAGAACCGGCTCCACT
The DNA window shown above is from Candidatus Palauibacter soopunensis and carries:
- the argF gene encoding ornithine carbamoyltransferase, whose amino-acid sequence is MDRTRHFLSIADWSPERLREALDLADRLKADPDQAGRPLAGKTLALIFTKSSTRTRVSFQVGTHQLGGQALFLSARDIQIGRGEPLADTARVLSRYVHGIMIRTFAQSDVEALAEHGSIPVINGLTDLLHPCQIMADLQTARAEFGPDLSGRTVAWIGDGNNVANSWLNAAAKLGFRLRLACPEGYDPDPAILAAAGRATQIDLFRAPAEAAEGAHVVTTDVWASMGQEEEAAERARAFEGYHVGAEIMARAADDAIFLHCLPAHRGEEVAADVIDGPASRVWDEAENRLHSQKAILAMLMGAAS